A window of the Cicer arietinum cultivar CDC Frontier isolate Library 1 chromosome 6, Cicar.CDCFrontier_v2.0, whole genome shotgun sequence genome harbors these coding sequences:
- the LOC101513517 gene encoding fasciclin-like arabinogalactan protein 15, translating into MAMDCGIYGVVKLRTLFISFLLFLAFSSSSLSSTVQINSNSILVALLDSHYTELAELVEKAMLLQTLEDTVGKNNITIFAPKNEALERDLDPNFKTFLLEPRNLKSLQTLLMSHIIPIRITGSNSVTGSTRHKTLSLQHNLILNGTGQQWTVDGAKILHTDAVTRPDGVIHGIERLLIPRSVQDDFNRRRSLISIAAIKPEGAPEVDPRTHRLKKPAPPQEAGSPPVLPIYDALAPGPSLAPAPAPGPGGPHHHFNGEAQVKDFIQTLIHYGGYNEMADILVNLTSLATEMSRLVSEGYVLTVLAPNDEAMAKLTTDQLSEPGSPEQIMYYHLIPEYQTEESMYNAVRRFGKVRYDTLRLPHKVEAQEADGSVKFGHADGSAYLFDPDIYTDGRISVQGIDGVLFPHQEGEVLPDNTLTRTRMGQPAKVLAKQRRGKLLETACWMLGTFGQHSRFTSCQ; encoded by the exons ATGGCTATGGATTGCGGCATCTATGGCGTCGTCAAGCTCCGCACGTTGTTCATAAGTTTCCTTCTGTTTCTCGcattttcttcatcttctttgtCTTCGACGGTTCAGATTAACTCAAACTCAATCTTGGTGGCTTTACTTGATTCACATTACACAGAACTAGCTGAACTTGTTGAAAAAGCGATGCTGTTACAAACTTTAGAAGACACTGTTGGAAAAAACAACATCACCATTTTCGCACCAAAAAACGAAGCTCTTGAACGAGATCTCGACCCGAACTTCAAAACGTTTCTACTCGAACCGCGTAACCTTAAGTCTCTTCAGACTCTACTCATGTCACACATCATTCCAATCCGAATCACTGGATCCAATTCGGTAACCGGGTCGACCCGACACAAAACGTTGTCGCTTCAGCATAATCTCATTCTAAACGGAACCGGTCAACAATGGACAGTTGACGGCGCTAAGATTCTTCACACCGACGCCGTTACACGACCTGACGGCGTTATCCACGGGATCGAACGCCTTCTCATTCCACGCTCCGTTCAAGATGACTTTAATCGTCGCCGGAGTCTCATCTCCATTGCTGCTATTAAACCTGAGGGAGCGCCGGAGGTTGATCCCAGAACTCACCGGTTAAAAAAACCGGCGCCGCCGCAGGAGGCAGGCTCACCGCCGGTTCTACCAATTTATGACGCACTTGCTCCGGGACCTTCACTAGCACCAGCGCCTGCACCAGGACCTGGTGGACCCCACCACCACTTCAACGGCGAGGCTCAG GTGAAGGATTTCATCCAAACACTAATCCACTACGGAGGTTACAACGAGATGGCGGATATTCTGGTTAACCTAACATCATTAGCAACGGAAATGAGTCGGTTAGTTTCAGAGGGTTACGTTTTAACCGTTCTAGCACCAAATGATGAAGCTATGGCTAAATTAACCACAGACCAGTTAAGTGAACCGGGTTCACCAGAACAAATCATGTACTATCATTTAATCCCTGAGTATCAAACCGAAGAGAGTATGTATAATGCTGTTAGAAGATTCGGGAAGGTTCGTTATGATACTCTTCGATTGCCTCATAAGGTTGAAGCTCAAGAAGCTGATGGCTCGGTTAAATTCGGCCACGCTGACGGCTCGGCTTATTTGTTTGACCCTGATATTTATACTGATGGAAGGATTTCTGTGCAAGGGATTGATGGGGTTTTGTTTCCACATCAAGAAGGTGAGGTTCTTCCTGATAACACTTTGACCCGTACCCGGATGGGTCAACCCGCTAAGGTTCTTGCTAAGCAAAGAAGAG GAAAATTGCTGGAAACAGCATGCTGGATGCTTGGAACCTTTGGACAGCATTCTAGATTCACCTCTTGTCAATAA